In Stomoxys calcitrans chromosome 2, idStoCalc2.1, whole genome shotgun sequence, the following proteins share a genomic window:
- the LOC106083947 gene encoding programmed cell death 6-interacting protein, with amino-acid sequence MSKLLGVPLKKPAEVDVEKPLNNLIQSTYSGASPEAKESYKSAVQQFARQRNAAIWKFFEKYESSLEIVYAYYDQISALETKIPVNELQIPFKWKDAFDKGSIFGGRISLTHTSLSYEKVCVLFNIAALQSNVAAVQPMDSDEGLKLSIKLFQQSAGIFQHLKAAVPAAVPSEPTPDLNQDTLAVLQALMISQAQEVFVMKAIKDNLKENIIAKLCCQCEEFYSDVLRAMQKESVRSLWEKEWLPTIAGKQAGFHALTQLYQSLACRAAKKIGEEISRLRNAVDLFKSAQTRSNSPNYLEEYFNRAKRNLAESVKDNDLIYNEMIPDVTTLQPPGKAQLAKPLAMSSPMAKDFDDVFKGLVPVELHRALQASDMRKNEIVNAEIMKLREATQTLNVVLASLNLPAAVETTDGGSGVPPSLVDKSNEVRQKGGVEAINTHLKELPELLSRNREILDETERMLDEERDSDNQLRSQFKEKWTRISSDKLTEMFRTNSKKYREVINNAVAADKIVREKFEKNQKGIELLSLPLDQLQQAMPASGGSVDPNCESVQKLKQLMESVETIKAERDVIESELKSATFDMKNDFLEALRKDGAIDEPALSLKRIGETLQPLQQQIKESVERQQSLVSDIQIAHSEFVSETGTSSTSRDTLCQELATAYDSFIELLGNLKEGTKFYNDLTELLVVFQNKISDFCFARKTEKEELLKDLTTESSRQAAGPTPSLPSHYASTSGSGSDLPSTPSSAPSSAPAGNVPYPQAVQGMPMPYGAGPNMPYPAYVPPPMPQGFNPYATLPYPGNYQYPGFPQGPPPGHYGTYPGSFANQQGGYPNQKPPGW; translated from the exons TTTGCCCGGCAACGAAATGCGGCCATATGGAAATTCTTCGAGAAATATGAGTCCTCCTTGGAGATTGTCTATGC CTACTATGATCAGATTTCCGCACTTGAGACAAAAATTCCAGTTAATGAattacaaatacctttcaagtGGAAGGATGCTTTTGACAAGGGCTCAATCTTTGGTGGACGTATCAGCTTGA ctcatacTTCATTATCTTATGAAAAGGTGTGTGTACTCTTTAACATCGCCGCTTTGCAATCAAATGTAGCCGCTGTGCAACCAATGGATAGCGATGAGGGCTTAAAGCTATCTATAAAATTGTTTCAACAAAGCGCAGGTATCTTTCAACACCTTAAGGCAGCTGTTCCAGCCGCAGTTCCTTCGGAACCAACACCCGATCTTAACCAAGATACGTTAGCTGTGTTGCAAGCTTTAATGATTTCACAAGCTCAAGAGGTCTTCGTCATGAAGGCTATTAAAG atAACTTGAAGGAGAACATCATTGCAAAACTATGCTGTCAATGTGAAGAATTTTACTCGGATGTTTTGCGAGCCATGCAAAAAGAGTCCGTTCGCAGTCTTTGGGAAAAAGAATGGTTGCCTACTATTGCTGGTAAACAAGCCGGTTTTCATGCACTTACCCAATTGTATCAAAGTTTAGCTTGTCGTGCTGCTAAGAAAATTGGCGAGGAAATTTCTCGTCTCCGTAATGCTGTTGATCTTTTCAAGTCAGCACAAACTAGATCAAACAGTCCAAACtatttagaagaatatttcaatAGGGCTAAGCGCAATTTAGCTGAATCCGTTAAAGACAATGACTTAATTTACAATGAGATGATTCCAGATGTAACGACTCTGCAACCCCCCGGAAAAGCACAGTTGGCAAAACCATTGGCAATGTCCTCTCCAATGGCAAAAGATTTTGATGATGTGTTCAAGGGATTGGTTCCTGTGGAATTGCATCGCGCCCTACAGGCATCAGATATGCGCAAGAATGAAATTGTCAATGCTGAAATAATGAAACTCCGAGAAGCTACACAAACTTTGAATGTTGTGTTGGCTAGCCTTAATCTGCCAGCAGCTGTTGAAACAACTGACGGCGGATCTGGTGTGCCTCCGTCATTGGTTGACAAATCGAACGAAGTGCGCCAAAAGGGTGGCGTTGAAGCTATTAATACCCATTTAAAGGAATTGCCTGAACTTCTCAGCCGCAACCGTGAGATTCTCGATGAAACCGAAAGAATGTTGGATGAAGAGCGTGACTCTGACAACCAATTGAGATCCCAATTCAAGGAGAAGTGGACACGAATCTCCTCCGATAAGTTGACAGAAATGTTTCGGACCAACTCAAAGAAATATCGCGAAGTTATTAACAATGCTGTAGCTGCGGATAAAATAGTTCGCGAGAAATTCGAAAAGAATCAGAAAGGCATCGAGTTACTCTCGTTGCCGCTTGATCAATTGCAGCAAGCCATGCCGGCCTCCGGGGGTTCGGTTGATCCCAACTGCGAAAGTGTACAGAAACTCAAGCAACTAATGGAGTCTGTGGAGACAATAAAAGCAGAACGTGATGTCATAGAATCCGAGCTGAAGTCCGCAACGTTCGAtatgaaaaatgattttttggaAGCTTTACGCAAAGATGGCGCCATTGACGAGCCAGCACTTTCGCTGAAACGTATTGGGGAAACTTTGCAACCTTTGCAGCAACAAATTAAGGAAAGTGTTGAACGGCAACAGTCACTAGTTTCCGATATTCAAATTGCTCACAGTGAATTTGTTTCGGAAACTGGAACAAGCAGTACTTCGAGGGACACTTTGTGTCAGGAGTTGGCCACAGCCTATGACAGCTTCATTGAATTGTTGGGAAATCTTAAGGAAGGCACCAAGTTCTACAACGATTTGACTGAACTGCTGGTGGTATTCCAAAATAAAATATCCGATTTCTGTTTTGCACGTAAAACCGAAAAAGAGGAATTATTAAAAGATTTAACCACAGAATCAAGCCGTCAAGCAGCTGGTCCAACACCATCGTTGCCATCACATTATGCATCAACCTCTGGCAGTGGCAGTG ATCTTCCATCAACCCCGTCATCTGCGCCTTCGTCTGCTCCAGCAGGAAATGTGCCTTATCCGCAGGCAGTTCAGGGAATGCCAATGCCCTATGGTGCTGGACCTAATATGCCATACCCCGCATATGTACCCCCACCAATGCCGCAAGGTTTCAATCCCTACGCAACCTTACCATACCCAGGAA ACTATCAATATCCAGGATTCCCTCAAGGTCCACCACCTGGTCACTATGGGACCTATCCAGGTAGTTTTGCTAACCAACAAGGAGGTTATCCAAATCAAAAACCACCAGGCTGGTAA
- the LOC106083941 gene encoding HSPB1-associated protein 1 yields the protein MGSENITPFQLREIILNARKPLILKKFNCQWSCFKDGLSKWCAKYDSYSKEKPQFEKMPVKNELNEPQWERKRTMERMSAMEFLNLYSNNEDCSTWSGLNYKRRNELPVESTTGVDFGCFGFPNVNDECTFWLSSKGANTPCHYDTYGSNVVVQIFGRKSWLLFPPGTSGLTTTRIPYEESSVYCLENFYAPTAMDVIKLSKLSGQCYHYVLEPNDVLIVPRHWWHFVEALETSLSVNAWIPLSCDVDNQIEECIVKYFMDKMIANKDSTTRHYLMNPNQLNSNTSDDELFNILEYLLEQKNNVYEHAAKKTSSVHQYHYIDENNLISLIKSFGNICEVSLMADDDWEMYLKRNCTRCNSEKINEGAVATTLRNSEDILINSICSPYIVQTIKEEFCRRYIKNKTKE from the exons ATGGGTTCCGAAAATATTACACCCTTTCAACTAAGAGAAATTATACTTAACGCAAGGAAACCTTTGATACTGAAAAAGTTCAACTGTCAATGGTCATGCTTCAAAGATGGGCTTAGTAAGTGGTGCGCCAAGTATGATAGTTACAGCAAAGAGAAGCCGCAATTCGAAAAGATGCCCGTTAAAAACGAATTGAACGAACCTCAGTGGGAGCGGAAACGTACAATGGAAAGAATGTCTGCCatggaatttttaaatttgtacagCAATAACGAAGACTGCAGCACCTGGTCTGGATTGAATTACAAGCGTAGAAATGAGCTTCCAGTTGAATCAACCACTGGGGTCGATTTTGGCTGTTTTGGTTTTCCCAATGTCAACGATGAATGTACCTTTTGGCTTAGTTCTAAGGGAGCAAATACACCCTGCCACTATGATACATACGGCAGTAATGTAGTCGTTCAAATATTCGGAAG AAAGTCTTGGTTACTCTTCCCCCCTGGTACATCAGGTTTAACAACCACTCGTATTCCATATGAAGAATCAAGTGTTTACTGCTTAGAAAACTTCTATGCACCAACTGCAATGGACGTGATAAAACTGTCAAAGTTAAGCGGCCAATGTTATCACTATGTACTTGAACCCAATGATGTATTAATAGTGCCAAGGCATTGGTGGCACTTCGTTGAGGCCTTGGAGACATCATTAAGTGTTAATGCATGGATACCATTAAGCTGCGATGTTGACAATCAAATTGAGGAATGTATTGTTAAGTATTTTATGGACAAAATGATCGCTAACAAAGACTCCACTACGAGACACTACCTAATGAACCCCAATCAG CTAAATAGCAATACATCAGATGACGAACTATTTAATATCTTGGAATACTTATTAGAGCAAAAGAACAATGTGTACGAACATGCTGCTAAAAAAACATCCTCCGTTCACCAATATCATTATATAgatgaaaataatttaatttcattaattaaGAGTTTTGGAAATATATGCGAAGTATCATTGATGGCAGATGATGATTGGGAAATGTATCTGAAACGAAATTGTACACGCTGCAATTCTGAGAAAATTAACGAAGGAGCTGTTGCTACGACCTTGAGGAATAGCGAGGATATATTAATCAATAGTATATGTAGTCCTTATATTGTACAAACGATTAAAGAAGAATTTTGCAGacgatatataaaaaataaaaccaaagaaTGA